Proteins encoded in a region of the Hippopotamus amphibius kiboko isolate mHipAmp2 chromosome 11, mHipAmp2.hap2, whole genome shotgun sequence genome:
- the TREM1 gene encoding triggering receptor expressed on myeloid cells 1 codes for MRKPGFWGLLWMLFISEIQAAVELPEEKYTLEEGQTLNVDCPVAVGMFSNSRKAWQRLNDKGEVQTLAITERVSEGLSQVQVGKYFLKDMPSEGILLVQMTNLQAEDSGLYRCVIYQPPKDPITLFYPVRLVVAKNPSETPASDENPIQISAQISTLPPITTENWSKLHPSPRTVTQPFSVSTASVSSPGLTVTPTNVTDVTRDLGISILIPVACGLLSKSLVFIALFAVTQRSFAP; via the exons ATGAGGAAGCCCGGGTTCTGGGGGCTGCTCTGGATGCTCTTCATCTCAG AAATCCAAGCTGCAGTTGAATTACCTGAGGAAAAGTACACTCTAGAAGAGGGCCAGACCTTGAACGTGGACTGCCCCGTCGCCGTCGGGATGTTTTCCAACAGCCGGAAGGCTTGGCAGAGGCTGAACGATAAAGGGGAGGTCCAGACACTGGCAATCACAGAGAGGGTCTCAGAGGGCTTGAGTCAAGTGCAGGTGGGGAAGTATTTCCTAAAAGACATGCCCAGTGAAGGCATACTGCTTGTACAAATGACGAATCTTCAAGCAGAGGACTCAGGACTGTACCGATGTGTGATCTACCAACCTCCCAAGGACCCCATCACCCTGTTCTACCCTGTCCGCCTGGTGGTGGCCAAGA ATCCTTCAGAAACTCCTGCCTCAGATGAGAATCCTATCCAGATATCGGCTCAGATTTCCACCCTTCCTCCTATCACCACTGAGAACTGGAGCAAGCTccatcccagccccaggactgtGACCCAACCCTTCTCAGTGTCAACTGCCAGCGTCTCCTCTCCTGGCCTTACAGTCACCCCCACAAATGTGACAGATGTCACCAG GGACCTTGGGATCAGCATCCTCATTCCCGTGGCATGTGGACTCCTGAGCAAGAGCCTCGTCTTCATTGCTCTGTTTGCTGTCACACAGAGGTCATTTGCACCCTAG